The sequence TCAAGAATAATTAAATCTAATTGCGAGTATGCAATTCAAATTAATGAGTTGATGTGTAGAATCGAAATAACGCAGGGTCTCAATGGCAAACACACAAGGTTATGTTTTTAGGAACCTGATTAAACAATTGGGGTACATTGCATGAAAATAAAAACTTATAACTATATGAGAACGGAATGATGCTGTTGTTGTCTGAACATGATTTATAAGATAAATAGATGGACAGTATGTCTTACATTTTATTTTCTGTTTTTTATTTATTGGTGTATATATCTTAGTTATCTTAATCATCTTAAAAATCATGTTTAGGAATTTTTTAAAATGTGATAATAAGTCTATCTATAAAGTAACTTCTTTTTGAGTTCGGTCTTTCCAGGCTTAATCTAATTATGATAATAAATCATTAGGTCTGTTGTCGTTCGATATATAAATGAGTTTGAATATATACAACACAATATAGAAATTTTTCTAGCCCCGATAGTAGTGGAAAGCCCACAGCCCGTTTTTCACGGGCGAGGACTTGGAACGGATAGCGGGAAATAGCTCCTAAAAAAAATAAATTGAATAAATTGTTTTGGGGTACTACTTCCTCCCCATCATCCCCAAAGCCTTAGCAGCTTTTGCACCGCCACCCATTTTATTCATCATCTTCATCATCTTGCGCATTTCTTCAAATTGCTTGATGAATTGATTTACTTCGATGATATTATTTCCGCTGCCATCGGCAAGTCGTTTACGACGAGTGCCTGTTAATAAATCAGGATCATGACGTTCGGCGGGTGTCATGCTTTGTATTATTGCTTCTATGCGTTTTAATTGTTTCTCGTCAATATCCAGGTCTTTTATTTGTTTGCCGATTCCGGGAATCATTCCCAACAGATCTTTCATGTTTCCCATTTTTCGAATCTGTTTCATCTGACTTAAAAAATCATCGAAGTCAAATTGATTTTTGCGAATCTTGCGTTGCAGTTCAGCAGCTTTTTCTTCGTCGTATTGTTCTTGTGCTTTTTCTACGAAGGAAACAATATCGCCCATGCCGAGAATACGTTGCGCCATACGTTCAGGATAGAAAATATCCAACGTATCCATCTTCTCGCCGCTGCTTACAAACTTGATGGGTTTCTCTACAATATATTTAATAGATAGGGCAGCACCACCTCTGGTATCGCCATCCATTTTTGTAAGTACAACACCATCAAAATTCAGACGGTCGTTAAATGCTTTTGCAGTGTTAACTGCATCTTGTCCGGTCATGGAATCTACCACAAATAATATCTCACCGGGATTAACAGCGGATTTAATATTTGCAATTTCATCCATCATCATTTCATCCACAGCAAGGCGACCGGCAGTATCAATAATCACTACATTATGGCTGTTCACTTTTGCAAAGCTGATGGCTTTTTTAGCGATGTCAACAGGGTTTTTATTTTCTAAATCGGCATATACATCCACTTTTATTTGTTCACCTAAAACCTGTAATTGATTAATGGCAGCAGGACGGTAAACGTCACCGGCCACAAGCAGAGGATTGCGGCCGGTTTTCGTTTTAATATAGTTAGCAAGCTTAGCAGAGAAAGTGGTTTTACCGGAACCTTGTAAACCGGCTACGAGAATAATTGCGGGCGAACCTTTCAGATTAATATCTGCTTTGGTGCCGCCCATAAGCGTGGTTAATTCATCCTGCACAATCTTCACCATCAACTGTCCGGGACTAACGGCAGTGAGAACTTCCGCACCCATTGCTTTATCCTTAATAATGTCGGTAAATTCTTTTGCTATTTTATAATTTACATCGGCATCCACTAAGGCACGACGGATTTCTTTTACCGTTGTGGCAATATTAATTTCGGAAATGCGTCCCTGACCTTTAAGGGTTTTAAAGGCGGAGTCTAAACGATCTGATAAATTCTCGAACATATATTTTCTTCTCTGCTATGCATTAATAATAACGTAAACGGATAACACCACTTAAAAACTTACTGAGTCGCACGGCCTGTTTGGTGTATCCAAATTCATTGTCGTACCAGCAATACAACACAACAGATTTTCCATCGGTGGAAACAATAGTTGCAGGAGCATCTACCACCACAGCATGACCATTGCCAACACAATCAGTACTCACCATTTCCTGGCTCATGCTATAATCAATTTGCTCTACTAAATTGCCATGCTTGGCAGCTTCTTTCAACACATTATTTATAGTTTCTACATCCACTTTCTTATTTAAAGTAAGATTCAGAATTGCCAAAGAAACGTTTGGTGTGGGGACACGAATTGCGTTTCCGGTAAGCTTACCTGCCATGCTTGGAATTACTTTGGTAACGGCACTTGCAGCACCGGTTTCTGTAATCACCATATTAATAGGAGCGGAACGGCCACGACGAGATTTCTTGTGGAAGTTATCTAACAAGTTTTGATCGTTAGTGTAAGAGTGCACTGTTTCAATATGACCGTGTTCAATACCATAAGTGTTTTCCATGATGGCGATAACTGGAACAACGGCATTAGTAGTGCAACTTGCGGCGGAGAATATTTTCTCTTCTGAATTCAAATATTTTTCATGATTAATACCATGTACAATATTTGGAATATCCCCTTTGCCCGGAGCGGTGAGTAATACAATATCAGCACCTTTTGAAAGCAAGTGTTTGCTCAATCCTTCACGATCACGACTTACACCTGTGTTATCAATAATCAATGCATCATTAATTCCGTATTCGGTGTAATCTATATCTTCCGGTTTGCTTGCAGCAATCATGTGCACGATATTGCCATTAATAATAAGTGCTTTATTTTCCAGATCTTCTTCAATGGTACCATGAAATTTACCATGCACACTGTCCTTTCTTAATAAGCTTGCACGTTTCATAATATCATCATCCGAATTTGTACGGGTAACAATTGCACGCAAACGTAACTGTTCACCCTTGCCGGCTTCATTAATTATTATTCTCGCAGCAATTCTTCCAATACGACCAAAACCATAAAGCACAACATCCTTTGGTTTCAACACTAATTTATCCTTACCGATAAAGTCTTTCAATTTATCAGCAACAAAATCATCATAGCCTTTGTATTTGCTGCCTTCGGTCATCCATTCTTTTCCCAGACGACCAAGGTCAATACGAGAAGGAGCGAGGTCGAGCTTTGCAATAGCTTTCATTAAATTCAATGAAATATCCACCGTTAAAGGCTGGTTTAAAAACCGCTGTGCATATAAATGATGATTAAGAACTTCACTTGCACGCACATCCACCAAAGTACGGCGGAAGATGATAAGTTCTACACTTTTGTCGAACCAAAGGTTAGCAGCGATAGAACTGAGTTCCACGGCATCTTTTTCCTTTTGATTCCATTCTTTTAGCTTCGATTCATAGTTTACTGCACTCATTGTATAGCATTTATTTATTTATGTTTAAAGAGACGGCAAAGGTAGTAAACTTAGGTGTGAAAGCCCAATAACAGTGAGTTTTAAATTATTGTGATAGAAGGGATTGGATGATTTTACTAAAAAATAAATAGACGAAACATAAATATTCTCGTAGTCTTTATTTATTTGTGTATAAAATGTACATAATCAATGTAAAAAAAACTGCCAATAATTTTGTTTATATAGTAAATTAATTAAACTTGCACGGTTGATTATAACTGTTAACCATCAATGGGAAAAAGCAAAAAAGTAAAATTCACCTTAGAGTACATGATTCGCTCTACGCCGTTGGCGTTATATAATTTTTTAACAACAGCCACCGGTTTGTCGCAGTGGTTTGCTGAGGATGTGGACAATGAGGAGAACACCTTTTATTTCACATGGGGAAAGCAAACAGATATTGCTGAAATGATTTCAACTGAGGACGATGACTTTATCCGGTACCGTTGGGATTATCAGGATGAGGATGAATATTTTGAATTCAGAATTGAGAAAGGAGATATCACGGACGATACTGTATTGTTTATTACCGATATAGTGGATGAAGGTGATGTAGAAAGTCAAAAGCAATTGTGGGATGCTCAAATAAAAAGCTTAAGCAAACGTATCGGCGCTGCCTGATAATAGGGTTTCAATCTCTCTTACCCGCTCAATAAATTCTTTTTGTATTTCAGAAATAGTAGTTGATGTTATCTTACAAGATAATTTTAAATATTGATATGTATTAATATGCGTATTAATTTCTATGGCAGAAAGTGTATGAAGAGGTTTAAAATATTCAGAATAAAAATCATGATTCCATGGATTGTGCGCAATAGAAAATTGCCAATCAGTTATAAGCGAAGAATTGTGTTGTAATTTTTTAGAAATTGCAATTGCTTTATTGCCTGTGGCAAGAAGTGAAATACTGAAAAAATGTCCATACCAAAACATACATCTGAAAACAAGAATATCTCGTGATGGATTTATTTTTGGAATATCGAGAATGAGATATGGTTGATGTAAATAATTTTCTCCCTTGGTAATTTTAAATGTAAAAGGTTCTACTTCAGTAAAAAGCTGATGTGATAACTTATCTTTGAGTTCAATACCAATAGCATTAAATAATGAAATTATTTTTTCGTTAATCCGATGTTTGGTAGGAAATATTTCCGAATCAAACATCAGTTTTTTTTCACGATCATTAAAATCCAATAATTCATCTTTCATATCTTATGTTAAAGCGCCTGGACAAATATATTCTAAAGTCATTTATAGGGCCGTTTATAGTTACGTTTTTTATTGCGTTGGTTATTTTACTCATTCAATTTTTATGGAAGTACATTGAAGATTTGGTTGGGAAAGGATTAGGAACATTCGTTATAGCAAAGTTATTATTTTATGCATCCGCTAATATGATTCCATTAGCGCTTCCACTTGCAACATTACTTTCATCAATTATGGTATATGGTAATTTGGGAGAACGATTTGAACTCGCCGCATTAAAATCTGCGGGAATTTCTATGTTTCGATTTATGCGCAGTACTATTATTGCCGGAATTTTTATTGCTTTTGGCGCATTTATGTTTTCTAATTATGTATTGCCGAAAGCATCATTAAAATTTTGGACAACACTTATTGATATCACGAAACAAAAACCTGCATTAAATATTAAACCCGATCAATTTTATAATGAGATAGATAACTACAGTATTTTAATCGGTTCAAAGCAAGAAGATAATATTCATATTTCCGATATCACTATTTATGAAGAAGGAGATAATAAACATAATACGAATGTTTTAATTGCTGCAAAAGGAGAGATGTTGCCAAGTGGTGATAAAAAAAATCTGGTATTGAAATTAGAAAAAGGAAAACAGTACGAAGAGTTAAAACCGGAGGTGCGTAATAAGCAACAATTTGAACACATGCGCATGGAGTTTGGCACTTGGGAAAAAGTGCTGGACCTCTCAGGATTTGAAATGCAGCAATCTAGTGAGGAGTTGTATAAAGACCATTACAGGATGATGAATGTGGGGCAACTTTCAGTAGCAATAGATTCCTTAGTTGTGCAATCTCAAAATAAATCCGAGACACTTTCAAAAGTATTAGATCAGTACTTTACATTTAATAGAGACACTGCATTTACATCCAGAATTGAGTCAATGGAAAAAGTAAAAACATCAGATACCAGTTTTATAGAAACAGTAAATCCGGAGGAGCAAAAAGTAGTGATAAAGCGAGCGCTTGCTTCGGTGAGAAACATCTCGAATTACACACAACAGATAGAAGATTCCATGCGGTTTACAAACGAGAAAATTGCAGATCATAAAATCGAATGGCACAGAAAATTTACGCTGTCAGTTATTTGTTTGGTTTTCATTTTTGTGGGAGCACCATTGGGGGCAATTATTCGTAAAGGCGGATTTGGTTTGCCGGTAATTTTTTCAATTTTTATTTTCATTATTTATTATGTGATTTCTATAACAGGTGAGAAGATGTCGGAGCAAGCAGTGATCTCTCCATTTACAGGAATGTGGATGGCTATCTTTATTATTTTTCCATTTAGTCTTTATCTTACATTGAAAGCAAAAAATGATTCACCTATTTTTAGTTTAGAATCTTATTCTAATTTCTTTTATAAATTGAAACAACGATTATTTAAAAAATGAAAAAAATTATTACAGATAATAAATGGTTTTTAATCCCTTGGTTGTTGTGGAGCTTGATATTGTTAATTTATGTTTTGCTAACTCCGAGAGGAACATCAACGCTGTGGGTAAATGATCAACACACAGTTGTATTAGATTTTATTTTTAGATGGACAACATGGTTGGGAGATGGAGTGACCGTGGGTATTATTTGCTTTATTTTATTGTTTGTACAATTCCGGGCTGCTGTATTTGCATCCATAGTTTCTATTGCGAATTTAGTTATAACAGGCGCTTTAAAAAAGGCATTTTCATATCCACGTCCGGCAACTTATTTTGAAACTATTGATTTGAATTTTGTACATGGAATTAAAACATATTACCATTTAAGTTTTCCATCAGGACATACTTCAGCAGCATTTTGTATTTATCTAACTCTTGCTATAATATGCAAGAAAAAAAAGTTGGGACTATTGTTTTTCTTTATTGCAATGGCAGTTGCAGAAAGCAGAGTATATCTGTTGCAACATTTTGAAGAGGATTTGTTATTCGGTTCTGCAATTGCAATTGTATTGACTACGGTTACTGCTTCTCTTATCTATAAAAAACCTTTAAGAGAAGATAGCATTTGGAATAGATCTCTACTTACATTGAATAAAAAAGTTATTGAAAAATAGGATTACGTATTATGCCCCATTTCTGCAAACGATATTGCACTGATGTGGAAAGCACACCTAATCCGTAAGTAACACTGCGTTTAAAATTGATAGAACTTGCTTCTTCAAAATATTTTGTGGGACAAGTAATTTCTCCTATTTCAAATCCTTTAAAAAATATTTGTGCAAGCATTTGATTGTCGAAAACAAAATCATCTGAGTTAGCCTGGAAGTTTATATTTTTTAAAACATCAGCAGAAAAAGCTCTGTATCCGGTATGATATTCAGAAAGTTTTTGATTCATTAAAAAATTTTGAGTAAGCGTAAGCATGCGATTAAAAATATATTTATAGAGTGGCATGCCACCTTTGCGGGCGCCCTTACCTAAAATTCTACTACCTAAAACCACCGGGTATAAATCATTGGCAATAATACTTACCATCGCAGTTATAAGTAAAGGAGTGTATTGATAATCCGGATGCAGCATAATTACGATATCAGCTTTCAATTCTAATGCTGTTTGATAACATGTTTTTTGATTGCCACCATAGCC is a genomic window of Bacteroidota bacterium containing:
- a CDS encoding ATPase, which codes for MIRSTPLALYNFLTTATGLSQWFAEDVDNEENTFYFTWGKQTDIAEMISTEDDDFIRYRWDYQDEDEYFEFRIEKGDITDDTVLFITDIVDEGDVESQKQLWDAQIKSLSKRIGAA
- a CDS encoding LptF/LptG family permease, yielding MLKRLDKYILKSFIGPFIVTFFIALVILLIQFLWKYIEDLVGKGLGTFVIAKLLFYASANMIPLALPLATLLSSIMVYGNLGERFELAALKSAGISMFRFMRSTIIAGIFIAFGAFMFSNYVLPKASLKFWTTLIDITKQKPALNIKPDQFYNEIDNYSILIGSKQEDNIHISDITIYEEGDNKHNTNVLIAAKGEMLPSGDKKNLVLKLEKGKQYEELKPEVRNKQQFEHMRMEFGTWEKVLDLSGFEMQQSSEELYKDHYRMMNVGQLSVAIDSLVVQSQNKSETLSKVLDQYFTFNRDTAFTSRIESMEKVKTSDTSFIETVNPEEQKVVIKRALASVRNISNYTQQIEDSMRFTNEKIADHKIEWHRKFTLSVICLVFIFVGAPLGAIIRKGGFGLPVIFSIFIFIIYYVISITGEKMSEQAVISPFTGMWMAIFIIFPFSLYLTLKAKNDSPIFSLESYSNFFYKLKQRLFKK
- a CDS encoding glyceraldehyde-3-phosphate dehydrogenase, whose amino-acid sequence is MSAVNYESKLKEWNQKEKDAVELSSIAANLWFDKSVELIIFRRTLVDVRASEVLNHHLYAQRFLNQPLTVDISLNLMKAIAKLDLAPSRIDLGRLGKEWMTEGSKYKGYDDFVADKLKDFIGKDKLVLKPKDVVLYGFGRIGRIAARIIINEAGKGEQLRLRAIVTRTNSDDDIMKRASLLRKDSVHGKFHGTIEEDLENKALIINGNIVHMIAASKPEDIDYTEYGINDALIIDNTGVSRDREGLSKHLLSKGADIVLLTAPGKGDIPNIVHGINHEKYLNSEEKIFSAASCTTNAVVPVIAIMENTYGIEHGHIETVHSYTNDQNLLDNFHKKSRRGRSAPINMVITETGAASAVTKVIPSMAGKLTGNAIRVPTPNVSLAILNLTLNKKVDVETINNVLKEAAKHGNLVEQIDYSMSQEMVSTDCVGNGHAVVVDAPATIVSTDGKSVVLYCWYDNEFGYTKQAVRLSKFLSGVIRLRYY
- a CDS encoding glycosyltransferase family 2 protein, which gives rise to MYLNKKVIVVLPAYNAEKTLEKTYKEIPFDIVDEVVLVDDASSDNTSTLAKTIGITHVIRHENNKGYGGNQKTCYQTALELKADIVIMLHPDYQYTPLLITAMVSIIANDLYPVVLGSRILGKGARKGGMPLYKYIFNRMLTLTQNFLMNQKLSEYHTGYRAFSADVLKNINFQANSDDFVFDNQMLAQIFFKGFEIGEITCPTKYFEEASSINFKRSVTYGLGVLSTSVQYRLQKWGIIRNPIFQ
- a CDS encoding phosphatase PAP2 family protein, yielding MKKIITDNKWFLIPWLLWSLILLIYVLLTPRGTSTLWVNDQHTVVLDFIFRWTTWLGDGVTVGIICFILLFVQFRAAVFASIVSIANLVITGALKKAFSYPRPATYFETIDLNFVHGIKTYYHLSFPSGHTSAAFCIYLTLAIICKKKKLGLLFFFIAMAVAESRVYLLQHFEEDLLFGSAIAIVLTTVTASLIYKKPLREDSIWNRSLLTLNKKVIEK
- the ffh gene encoding signal recognition particle protein, whose amino-acid sequence is MFENLSDRLDSAFKTLKGQGRISEINIATTVKEIRRALVDADVNYKIAKEFTDIIKDKAMGAEVLTAVSPGQLMVKIVQDELTTLMGGTKADINLKGSPAIILVAGLQGSGKTTFSAKLANYIKTKTGRNPLLVAGDVYRPAAINQLQVLGEQIKVDVYADLENKNPVDIAKKAISFAKVNSHNVVIIDTAGRLAVDEMMMDEIANIKSAVNPGEILFVVDSMTGQDAVNTAKAFNDRLNFDGVVLTKMDGDTRGGAALSIKYIVEKPIKFVSSGEKMDTLDIFYPERMAQRILGMGDIVSFVEKAQEQYDEEKAAELQRKIRKNQFDFDDFLSQMKQIRKMGNMKDLLGMIPGIGKQIKDLDIDEKQLKRIEAIIQSMTPAERHDPDLLTGTRRKRLADGSGNNIIEVNQFIKQFEEMRKMMKMMNKMGGGAKAAKALGMMGRK